TGtagtaatattttaaaaccatttacaaaaaatatcatatcaattgtaacaacatttttttttttaaataaacgtTCTTATACTGCACAATTTGGATGTGTGCCTGTTTCATTTAGTGTGCCTGATGTACAAAGTACAGTAGTCCCGCagtgacacatacacaaaaaatacatcaaagcCCGATACCGATACAAGTACTTCTTATCATGAACACAGACcagtttttaaaagcagtgtaatgttaaattaaagtgCATACATACAATAATTATCatgatatatataaaaatctgcatttattttcaatagcttccaggtcatgtgaccaatcgactcaaaatcaatgccaaactATGTTCCTGTACTGGCAAATTGGAATTGCGGACTTTGCAGGGGTCAATAATAAAGATTGCCTGATTGCCTGGGGCAAGTAAAGTGCCACGTCAGTCTAGCAAATCTGGCAACTGACTTTCATGATTGGGCAAGTGGATTAAAAGAattaaacacattgttttttcctGGAGTTCACGATGAAAGGGGCAAAGGAGTCAGCCAGCTTGATTCTCTCTTATCTGTTGTGCACATGCAACCTGACCAGGCCTCCACGAGAAAATGGCAGCAGGTAAAGACATcatgaactgaaaaacaaacgaggttagcattttttaattttgcaacAATCTTGTTGCTTTGCATGTATGACACACTTTGTTCTTGTTTTCGTCCATTAACTtaattaaagcagctacaaggaactctacttttttgttgattcttgCACtaactgatttttcttttgtgaacACAGTTGTTAGCAGGATGTGTGGTGATGAGGTCATGTATCTATTTTGTAGCTATGTAGGATTAATAACAATATGACgaaggtgaaacaaagtaaacttttaGTGATGTACTGTACGATCGGATACATGGCAGCTTCTTTCTTGAAGTCTGACTTCATCTTCAGCCCACCGccacaaaaaaatctatttcttcattttaagTAAAGATTAAACATGACACTTACTTCTAGTGTTTGTTTTAGTCGAATTTGTATAGTGGGCATATAAAAACTGACTGGGCAAATGGATTTCTGTCCCATTTCCCCTgttgggcaaaaaaaaaaaagtcttggcAAAACAGCTTAGAGAgggaactttttaaaataatagttCACatcataatgataataacaacaacaataataataatacattttatttatatagtgctTTTCATGATACACAAAGCCACATCCcatcattttaaaaggaaacCAATAAATCatataatgtataaataaatatactgtagtgTTGTACTGTGGCTTACAAGTCAGGTTAGGATAAGGGTCAGTCAGGGGCCATGACAGTAATGGTGGCTTACAACCCAAATAAGTCTACAGATGAGAGAACGAGCAGAAAGCGTCAATGACGACACTGTGGTGAACAAACTTTAATTAGCTGTTACTCTCCTTGTAGTGGAGTCACTCCTATAAAGTCTTCATACAGAGCCCTCGCTCAGAACAAAGGCCGAACAGACATCTGTCTTTGGAAATGTGTGGCACAATGCTGTGCCATTGCAGGAAAACAGTTAGTGTTTTTGTGATGAGGATCACATTGTCTTTCGATAGATGATGATTTAACACTTGGCTGTACCTCAACAACTTGTGTATGTGCCTAGAGAAGTGATGGAGGACAACAGCTCATGGGTTGGTGGTGAGGTGAGACAGATCAGTGACCGGGCGATTTCTGTGCAGCTCCTGGTCATGATGTTTCTTGGCATCAACTTTTTGCTCATCCTAACCTTTTTCAAGAAGAAGTCCTTCTACACAATTACACGCTACATCTTATTTGCTGTTACACTACTGTCTGATAGCTTTTTATTACTCATATCTAATATTCAGTATCTCTTAGTCTATTTTAATTTTACCATACAAGTTTGGTTATGTATCAATATTTCAATGGTAGTGCTTCTGTATTCGATGGTCACACCAGTTACTCTGACAGCAATGACCTTGGAGCGATATGTTGCCATTTGCATGCCCCTGCGCCATGCAGAGCTGTGCTCCCAACGCATCAATGTGCATTCCATCCTCATAATTCACAGCCTCAGCTCTGTACCCTGCATTgctattttttcctctttctttgcaTCAGCCTCTCTTAGCTTGTACACACAACACAGGATATGCACTCCGCAGATTTATATTTTGCACAGATGGCAGGATCACATATGGTCAACTGTACAACAGTTTTACTTCTTGATTATGGTAATCATCATTGTATTCtgttatgttaaaataatgaaagtgGCCAAAACGGCATCCGGAGagaataaaaagtcaacatgGAAAGGTCTCAGAACAGTAATTCTTCATGgtttccagctgctgctctgtctcatcCAGCTATGGATCCCATTCATACAGAGTTACGCATATCAGATTAGttcaagtttatttattaatgtaagGTTTTTTAACTATGTATTGTTTTATCTTACTCCAAAATGTCTGAGTCCTCTGATATATGGTCTCAGGGATGATAATTTCCTTCATGCACTAAAAAACTATGCCTTCTTTGACTtgtataaaagaaatattttgcaAAGTAGACTAGtagtttttaacagaaaaaatgcACAGTGCACTTTAAAAAAGTGACTCACTATGGCTGCAATTCACTTTAACATGAGAATTTTaagaatgttttatttctaacTGGTTCATTGCAACAAGCTCTACTAATTACAAACTTTAATAGTTGTGATAGTTTTGAGGTTACATCTGTGTTGTATGCTTCTAAGAACAAGACAAAGCTCTTTTTCTGAATCTTTTGGCAgtggatcagtttgaaatattgcAGGAAGTTCAGTAAGGGAACATGAAAAAGCAGTGAGCTGTCACATAAGGAGCTGCAGGGGACAGACTCAGGCCATGTGCTGCATAAAAATCAGATCAAGGTAGCTCACAGACAGATTGAAAGCGGGCAATTAGCCTACTGCCTTAATTCTTTATCAAAACAATATATTCTATCGTATTGTACCACTTGTTTTTTGTGTAAATAGTTTTCTGGAAATATAATATATGGAAAAATATTATGATAGTGCTCCTGACTTATACAGTGCTATACACTTCAATGTCACAAGCCAAGATATCTATTATAGTTTCATACTTTCATCTACATCCTGACACTGCAATACAAACTGTGAAATTCTTATATTTTTCCATGTTCACCACAAAAACAACTAGTGAAgatgctgacttttttttacacacaggaTAAGTTTAGGATTTGCCTGAACATCCCTAAAAGAATGAAATACTCAAACTGTTACCTAATTTATTCAAATACAAAATGGACTGTCTACAAGCACAACAGATTGAAGCAGTTTGCCTTGTTGTCCAGAAATGGACATTCTTCAAGTTCACTTTATTACACTATATGAGGGCCAATTATTACTTTCAAatgctttacattttttaatctggACTATGCTCTAcactttgtaaataaaaactaGTTACATTTCCCCTTATCATGACAGTGTTGATATGTAAACCTTTGTAAATGTACAAATTGATAACACTTGTAAACTTTTCAAATAAAGTAAATCCACACATTTTCTACAGGTTCTTTAACTCTTGAAATGCATACCAACTGCTTACTGTATCCTTACATATAATACACAGATATGAGACTGGTATTGATCCTCTGATGTCATTTCCCccagaaagaaaatactgtgaGTGTTTTCTCCCCAAAATGTTGAAGTAAAGATATTATATTCAGTAACATGAGAGGACTGAGCAACTCTGGTGAAGTGAACACTGAATTTGTGgtattttaattcatattttacttttgtatATGTTACACATAGATTATTTGATTGACACAACATTGATCAACACAACATCGATTACCTGAGccgatatttagcatttttccgATCATTGGTGTCAGTGATTTTCTctcagattgccgataaaattaataaatttaaaaatgtgtttctttggctctgatgcagcctcctctcacacaatgtcccatCCACAACACAATCTGATTCATAAGACGTCATAATTAATAGCCTACAAACTctgaaaaatctgaatctgtCCAGTAACTAGTAAttcaatttatcaaataaatatagtggagaaaaagtataaaatagcaCAAAAGGAACattctcaagtaaagtacctaaaaaactgtacttgagtaaattgtacttaggtTCATTCCATCACTAAATTTTGAtgcaaagattttcagttttactgCAAATTAATCTCAGTGCCAGATATTggttatcagtctccttgatttctaaaaATCACTATCAGAACTGAAAAAGCCATCTCAGCCAAGTGCTCAACACCAGGGACGACATGATCACTGCGATCGGCACATAGGTGAAATAGGAGACATAACATAGGAGATTATGGCTAAATTTTATGCAACAGCTGATACCGTCctgttgtctgtgtgttggAGGAAAAAATTGTAAAACCTAATAAAAGATttctaaaaataacaaaaatgtattattatttacgGGTCAAGTAATCAGTGATATACTGCAGACCTAAAACACGCATCAATATGAGACTGAGTGATAGGATCAGAAGTGCTTGCTGGATAGTCAAATATCATCAGATTTCATTGTGCCTTGTCTAATAAGCTTGTTGGCAAACAATAGGGGgaaacatatattatataacaataatgattatataatatatatattgcatCCTTTGGGCAGCACTTGGCATACTGATACTGTTGTCATTCCTACACATTTAAAGTGGCCTATAACATAATCTTACAGACACTAACATACATTGATTATAATTTTTTGTAAAATCTTTCAGATGGCTGCTTATTTGTGTTATACAACCATCACAGTACCAAAATGGCACATAGACACTGTGGTCACAAGTTGATCTAGCCACCTTATGCATCCAAAAGGTGGCTGTCTGTATGCTGTGAGGAGGCTGAGAGGCTATGCCGTGCTCAAGACATAGTTTGTCTGGTGTA
This is a stretch of genomic DNA from Pagrus major chromosome 2, Pma_NU_1.0. It encodes these proteins:
- the LOC141012268 gene encoding odorant receptor 131-2-like translates to MEDNSSWVGGEVRQISDRAISVQLLVMMFLGINFLLILTFFKKKSFYTITRYILFAVTLLSDSFLLLISNIQYLLVYFNFTIQVWLCINISMVVLLYSMVTPVTLTAMTLERYVAICMPLRHAELCSQRINVHSILIIHSLSSVPCIAIFSSFFASASLSLYTQHRICTPQIYILHRWQDHIWSTVQQFYFLIMVIIIVFCYVKIMKVAKTASGENKKSTWKGLRTVILHGFQLLLCLIQLWIPFIQSYAYQISSSLFINVRFFNYVLFYLTPKCLSPLIYGLRDDNFLHALKNYAFFDLYKRNILQSRLPASRRPTHSCTAANLRLPDPHPILSDRQQSPAFLLLTASTSTSTPAATHSHCTDDVSRADDVTVLPAAVDSLQPLQRARPLNHPTHMHPSIPASFPLLFLLPFPAAPAATPSYPLPTPTTNHATAHTATATAGQGSPTAGLSQPPPFLSLYPSAQNTTATSQFIHFLTHVSTFSFHPGIKVMCRIQHIPLIPRQYP